One segment of Ascidiaceihabitans donghaensis DNA contains the following:
- a CDS encoding helicase HerA-like domain-containing protein, translating to MTTELFIGGGGQDYGDKQGLSLGYANRHGLIAGATGTGKTVTLQILAEGFSAAGVPVFLSDIKGDLSGLAKSGTPEHKLHGPFMERAGVIGFDDFTYDAFPVTFWDLFGDQGHPVRTTVSEMGPLLLSRLLELTEAQEGILNIAFRLADEEGLPLLDLKDLQSLLVWIGQNAKDLSLRYGNVSAASIGAIQRRLLVLENQGGTKLFGEPALELSDLMRTDASGRGMINILASDKLMSAPGLYATFLLWLLSELFEELPEVGDPEKPKLVFFFDEAHLLFDDAPKALVDKVEQVARLIRSKGVGVYFITQNPADVPEDILGQLGNRIQHALRAFTAKDRKELRLAAETYRENPRFDTEEAIREVGVGEAVTSMLQKKGVPGIVERTLIRPPSSQLGPITEAERANVMAASEMSGKYDTTLDRTSAFEILAKRAAKAAAEAEKAEEEAEQETRPALREFNAGRRYQGARVSRSTSKPARRTKSFGQAMTQMVVKELTGTTGRRMVRGILGGLFKGR from the coding sequence GATCTTGGCAGAAGGGTTTTCTGCCGCGGGTGTTCCTGTCTTTTTGTCCGACATCAAAGGCGATTTATCCGGTTTGGCCAAATCCGGCACCCCCGAACACAAACTGCATGGCCCGTTTATGGAACGTGCTGGCGTCATCGGTTTCGACGATTTCACCTATGATGCGTTCCCCGTCACCTTTTGGGACCTTTTTGGCGATCAGGGACATCCTGTGCGCACCACTGTCTCCGAAATGGGCCCCTTGTTGCTGTCGCGCTTGTTGGAATTGACCGAGGCGCAAGAAGGCATCCTCAACATCGCGTTTCGCCTGGCCGACGAAGAAGGCTTGCCTTTGTTGGATTTGAAAGACCTGCAATCGCTTTTGGTTTGGATCGGTCAAAACGCCAAAGACCTGTCGTTGCGATATGGCAATGTATCTGCGGCCTCTATCGGGGCCATTCAGCGCCGCTTGTTGGTGCTGGAAAATCAGGGCGGCACCAAGTTGTTCGGTGAGCCCGCGCTAGAACTGTCCGACCTGATGCGCACCGATGCGTCGGGACGTGGCATGATCAATATTCTGGCCTCTGACAAACTGATGTCGGCACCCGGCCTATACGCCACATTCTTGTTGTGGCTGCTTTCAGAATTGTTCGAAGAACTGCCCGAAGTTGGTGATCCAGAAAAACCCAAGCTGGTGTTTTTCTTTGACGAAGCCCATCTGCTGTTTGATGACGCGCCCAAAGCTTTGGTCGATAAAGTTGAACAAGTGGCGCGTTTGATACGCTCTAAAGGTGTTGGAGTATATTTCATTACTCAAAACCCGGCTGACGTGCCCGAAGATATTCTGGGGCAATTGGGCAATCGCATCCAACACGCCTTGCGCGCCTTCACAGCCAAAGACCGCAAAGAATTGCGTTTGGCTGCCGAAACCTACCGCGAAAACCCGCGTTTCGATACCGAAGAAGCCATTCGTGAAGTCGGTGTTGGCGAAGCCGTCACATCCATGTTGCAGAAAAAAGGGGTGCCCGGCATTGTCGAGCGCACATTGATCCGGCCTCCATCTTCGCAATTGGGGCCAATCACCGAAGCCGAACGCGCAAATGTCATGGCTGCGTCCGAGATGTCCGGCAAATATGACACCACATTGGACAGGACCTCTGCGTTTGAAATCCTAGCAAAACGTGCCGCCAAAGCCGCTGCTGAAGCCGAAAAGGCCGAAGAAGAAGCAGAGCAGGAAACCCGCCCCGCGTTGCGCGAATTTAATGCGGGCCGGCGCTATCAAGGGGCGCGTGTCAGCCGATCAACGTCCAAGCCTGCGCGTCGCACCAAAAGCTTTGGGCAAGCGATGACGCAAATGGTCGTCAAAGAGCTGACAGGCACCACAGGACGGCGCATGGTGCGTGGCATCTTGGGTGGGTTGTTCAAAGGGCGCTGA